The Brachyspira hyodysenteriae ATCC 27164 genome includes a window with the following:
- a CDS encoding heavy metal translocating P-type ATPase — translation MKMTLKIGGMHCAACSRAVERALKKTEGIEDANVNIATEKAVFNYDDKKLKYDDIVNVVVKAGYQVLGKEEDPAVVKAREIKDQKIRLIVSAIFSIPLFYISMAPMVSFIKFPIPSFLVHHINPQVFSIVAIFLCVPVMISGYKFYTLGFPALFRGSPNMDSLVAIGTTAAFTYSIYSTVLAFMGLNPHGENLYYESAAVIITLVQFGKYLEARSKGKTGEAIKKLMGLQPKTATIIKDGEEKEIKIADVKVDDIVLVRPGEKIPVDGVIIEGYSSVDESMLTGESIPVEKSVGDKVVGASINKTGSFKFKAQKVGADTALAQIIKLVEDAQGSKAPIAHIADVVSSYFVPAVITIALISGIIWFIALHNFVFSLTVFVSVLVIACPCALGLATPTAIMVGTGKGAELGILFKNAEALEVSEKINAVMFDKTGTLTEGKPYVTDIISDYKDKLLLIAASAENGSEHPLGEAIVREAKEKNIKLLNIENFEAIAGFGIEVFIDNKKVLMGNDKLMNKENINTENYNSYMDKLSKEGKTPMYVSYDNKLLGIIAVADKLKKESIEAINRLHKLGIKTAMITGDNKNTANSVAKEAGIDIVFAEVLPEEKSNEVKKLQDQGLTVAMVGDGINDAPALTQANVGIAIGSGTDVAIESADIVLVKSNTNDVVTAIELSKVTMRDIKQNLFWAFCYNVIGIPIAAGVLHVFREPLIASSIGGFLTAIMGKDLLLNPIFAALAMSLSSVSVVTNALRLNFFKPSK, via the coding sequence ATGAAAATGACTTTAAAAATAGGAGGCATGCATTGTGCCGCATGTTCTAGGGCTGTAGAAAGAGCATTGAAAAAAACAGAAGGCATAGAAGATGCCAATGTTAATATAGCTACAGAAAAGGCTGTATTCAATTATGATGATAAAAAACTTAAGTATGATGATATAGTGAATGTTGTAGTTAAGGCGGGATATCAGGTTTTAGGTAAAGAGGAAGATCCTGCGGTTGTAAAGGCAAGAGAGATAAAAGATCAGAAAATAAGACTTATAGTATCAGCAATATTTTCTATACCTTTATTTTATATATCAATGGCGCCTATGGTAAGTTTTATTAAATTTCCAATACCTAGTTTTTTGGTGCATCATATTAATCCTCAAGTTTTTTCTATAGTTGCAATATTTTTATGCGTACCTGTTATGATATCAGGATATAAATTTTATACATTAGGTTTTCCTGCACTTTTTAGAGGTTCTCCTAATATGGACTCACTTGTGGCAATAGGAACAACTGCCGCATTTACTTATAGTATTTATTCTACTGTTTTAGCATTTATGGGGCTTAATCCTCATGGGGAAAATCTTTATTATGAGTCAGCTGCAGTTATAATAACATTAGTACAGTTTGGAAAATATTTAGAGGCTAGAAGCAAAGGAAAAACAGGTGAGGCAATAAAAAAACTTATGGGACTTCAGCCTAAAACTGCCACTATAATAAAAGACGGAGAAGAAAAAGAGATAAAAATTGCAGATGTAAAAGTTGATGATATAGTATTAGTTCGCCCGGGTGAAAAAATTCCTGTTGATGGAGTAATTATAGAAGGATACAGCAGTGTTGATGAATCAATGCTTACAGGTGAGAGCATCCCTGTTGAAAAGAGTGTCGGAGATAAAGTAGTTGGAGCTTCTATAAATAAAACAGGAAGTTTCAAATTCAAAGCTCAAAAAGTAGGAGCCGATACTGCATTAGCACAGATTATAAAACTTGTAGAAGATGCTCAGGGTTCAAAGGCTCCAATAGCACATATTGCAGATGTTGTTTCTTCATACTTTGTACCTGCAGTAATAACTATAGCTTTGATATCCGGTATAATTTGGTTTATAGCTCTTCATAATTTCGTATTCTCTTTAACAGTATTTGTATCAGTTCTAGTTATAGCTTGTCCTTGTGCTTTAGGACTTGCAACACCTACTGCAATAATGGTTGGTACAGGAAAAGGTGCTGAGCTTGGAATACTTTTTAAAAATGCTGAAGCATTAGAAGTTTCAGAAAAAATAAATGCTGTAATGTTTGATAAAACAGGTACTCTTACAGAGGGTAAGCCTTATGTTACAGATATTATTTCTGATTATAAAGACAAACTTCTTTTAATAGCTGCAAGTGCTGAAAATGGAAGCGAACACCCTTTAGGCGAGGCGATAGTAAGAGAAGCAAAAGAAAAAAATATAAAACTTCTTAATATAGAAAATTTCGAAGCCATAGCTGGTTTCGGAATAGAAGTATTCATTGATAACAAAAAAGTTTTAATGGGTAATGACAAACTAATGAATAAAGAAAATATCAATACAGAAAATTATAATTCATATATGGATAAACTTTCAAAAGAAGGTAAAACTCCTATGTATGTTTCCTATGACAATAAACTTTTAGGAATAATCGCAGTTGCTGACAAATTAAAAAAAGAAAGCATTGAGGCAATAAACAGACTTCACAAGCTAGGAATAAAAACTGCAATGATTACAGGAGATAACAAAAACACAGCAAATTCAGTTGCAAAAGAAGCTGGCATTGATATTGTATTTGCAGAAGTACTTCCAGAAGAAAAATCTAATGAAGTAAAAAAACTTCAGGATCAAGGCTTAACTGTTGCTATGGTAGGCGACGGTATAAATGATGCCCCTGCCCTAACCCAAGCGAATGTTGGAATAGCTATTGGAAGCGGTACTGATGTTGCTATAGAAAGTGCTGACATAGTATTAGTAAAATCAAATACAAATGATGTTGTAACTGCAATAGAATTAAGCAAGGTAACTATGAGAGATATAAAACAAAATTTATTCTGGGCTTTTTGCTACAATGTTATAGGCATACCTATTGCGGCAGGAGTTTTGCATGTATTTAGAGAGCCTTTAATAGCTTCTTCTATAGGAGGTTTTTTAACTGCTATTATGGGTAAGGATTTACTTTTGAATCCTATATTTGCTGCTCTTGCTATGAGTTTAAGTTCTGTTTCTGTTGTTACTAATGCTTTAAGATTAAACTTTTTCAAACCAAGCAAATAA
- a CDS encoding DUF4405 domain-containing protein, with translation MRSRIKIVIDIIMTVLYFVLMGYHFTGRTIHEYLGFLIFTFFILHNVMNINWYKNLPKGKYNFNRSLNTFINAMLFICMLGLVVSGILFNRDLVEFLNLTNIKVFNKKMHIVCSYWGFILMSVHLGMHWGIFINMSKKIINIKKQIYILIALIISVYGIVSFIKRGFYINMFVIAKVPKAEEAAVFFFMDHVAVMGVFIFITYYLHRLSNKLNKMSIQQG, from the coding sequence ATGAGAAGCAGAATTAAAATAGTTATAGATATAATAATGACTGTTCTTTATTTCGTTTTGATGGGATATCATTTTACAGGACGAACTATACATGAATATTTAGGATTTTTGATTTTTACATTTTTTATACTTCATAATGTAATGAATATTAATTGGTATAAAAATCTGCCTAAAGGAAAATATAATTTCAATAGATCTCTTAATACATTTATAAATGCAATGCTTTTTATATGTATGCTTGGATTAGTTGTAAGCGGAATATTATTTAATAGAGATTTAGTAGAATTTTTAAATCTAACTAATATCAAAGTATTTAATAAAAAGATGCATATAGTTTGCAGCTATTGGGGATTTATATTGATGTCTGTACATTTAGGAATGCATTGGGGAATATTTATAAATATGAGTAAAAAAATTATAAATATAAAAAAACAAATATATATATTGATAGCTTTGATAATATCTGTATATGGAATAGTTTCTTTTATAAAAAGAGGTTTTTATATTAATATGTTTGTAATTGCCAAAGTTCCTAAAGCTGAAGAAGCTGCAGTATTTTTCTTTATGGATCATGTTGCTGTAATGGGAGTTTTTATATTCATTACTTATTACTTACATAGATTAAGCAATAAATTAAATAAGATGAGTATACAGCAAGGATAA
- a CDS encoding methionine ABC transporter ATP-binding protein, with protein MIVLENVSKVFKTAKNKQLNAVNNVSLKINKGEIYGIIGFSGAGKSTLVRCINLLERPTSGKVYVDGVELTSLKPKELREKRKKMGMIFQQFNLFGSRTVFKNVAYPLRYRGLSKEEIEKKVMSLLDLVDIKEKAYVYPSQLSGGQKQRVAIARALANDPQILLCDEATSALDPQTTSSILKLLKKLNEELGITIVVITHEMSVVKELCHRVAVMSNGNLIEEGNIFEVFSHPKNQITQDFIDTTSNVSKIYTLIEEKHNITELKAGECILRLKYKKDSVGEALISHISRKFNVDVNIIFGNVELIDESLLGGLVVILHEKEKHGITKAVEFLHEQNVDAEVIKDARFTE; from the coding sequence ATGATAGTTTTAGAAAATGTCAGTAAGGTATTTAAAACTGCAAAAAATAAACAATTAAATGCAGTTAATAATGTATCTTTAAAAATAAACAAAGGTGAAATATACGGTATAATAGGTTTTTCAGGTGCCGGAAAATCAACTTTAGTAAGATGCATAAACTTATTAGAAAGACCTACATCAGGAAAAGTTTATGTAGACGGAGTGGAATTAACATCTCTAAAGCCCAAAGAGCTTAGAGAAAAAAGAAAAAAAATGGGTATGATATTTCAGCAATTTAATTTATTCGGTTCAAGAACAGTATTTAAAAATGTTGCATACCCTTTAAGATACCGAGGACTTTCAAAAGAAGAAATTGAAAAAAAAGTAATGTCTCTGCTTGATCTTGTAGATATAAAAGAAAAGGCTTATGTTTATCCTTCTCAATTAAGCGGCGGACAAAAACAAAGAGTGGCAATTGCAAGAGCTTTAGCTAATGATCCGCAGATACTTTTATGCGATGAAGCTACGAGTGCATTAGATCCTCAGACAACATCTTCTATATTAAAATTATTAAAAAAATTAAATGAAGAACTTGGAATAACTATAGTGGTAATAACTCATGAAATGAGCGTTGTAAAAGAACTATGTCATAGAGTTGCCGTTATGAGCAATGGTAATCTCATAGAAGAAGGAAATATATTTGAAGTATTCTCTCACCCTAAAAATCAAATCACTCAGGACTTTATAGATACTACTTCAAATGTATCTAAGATATATACACTTATAGAAGAAAAACATAATATAACTGAATTAAAAGCAGGCGAATGCATATTAAGATTAAAATATAAAAAAGACAGCGTTGGAGAGGCTTTAATATCTCATATTTCAAGGAAGTTTAATGTTGATGTTAATATAATATTTGGAAATGTTGAGCTTATAGATGAAAGCCTTTTGGGAGGACTTGTTGTTATACTACATGAAAAAGAAAAACATGGCATAACAAAAGCTGTGGAATTTCTTCATGAACAAAATGTTGATGCAGAGGTGATAAAAGATGCAAGATTTACTGAATAA
- a CDS encoding methionine ABC transporter permease has protein sequence MQDLLNNLMPNVMADLPRLYQSIIQTFVMLLYSGIISFFIGGFLGVLLIVTKRFGIMENILVYEVLSKIINFFRAIPFIILLAMLVPLTRFIMGTAIGVKGAIIPLIFGTVPFFARQIESALSEVNPGLVEAAQSMGSSPIAIIFRVYLKESIAPIARGTTITIISLIGLTAMAGAVGAGGLGTYAIQSGYYRNKLDIIYVSVILLVILVGIIQAVGNFIVKKSTH, from the coding sequence ATGCAAGATTTACTGAATAATTTAATGCCTAATGTTATGGCTGATTTACCTAGACTTTATCAAAGTATAATACAAACTTTTGTAATGCTTTTATATTCAGGTATAATATCATTTTTTATAGGCGGATTTTTAGGAGTGCTTTTAATAGTTACTAAAAGATTCGGTATAATGGAAAATATATTGGTATATGAAGTGCTAAGTAAAATAATTAACTTTTTCAGAGCTATACCATTTATAATACTTCTTGCTATGTTAGTGCCTCTTACAAGATTTATAATGGGTACTGCAATAGGAGTAAAAGGAGCTATTATACCTTTAATATTTGGTACAGTACCTTTCTTTGCAAGACAAATAGAAAGTGCATTATCAGAAGTTAATCCAGGACTAGTAGAAGCGGCTCAGTCTATGGGATCATCTCCTATAGCAATTATTTTCAGAGTATATTTAAAAGAAAGTATTGCCCCTATAGCAAGAGGTACTACTATAACAATAATTAGTTTAATAGGACTTACTGCTATGGCAGGAGCTGTAGGTGCAGGCGGACTTGGTACTTATGCTATACAATCAGGATATTATAGAAATAAATTAGATATTATATATGTGTCTGTAATACTTCTTGTAATACTCGTAGGTATTATACAGGCTGTAGGAAATTTTATAGTAAAAAAATCTACGCATTAA
- a CDS encoding L-lactate dehydrogenase, translating to METLLKRRKAVLIGAGHVGSHAGYALAAQGLVEEIIYIDIDEKKALAQALDIFDATVYLPHRVEVKAGTYKDIDDADIMVVCAGPLPNMNQTRMDTLGATIEVMKDITIKIKNTKFSGIIINISNPADVITHYIQNKLNYDPKRIISTSTTLDSARLRRAISEAINVDQKSIHAYALGEHGESQMVPWSAVTIAGKPLFELMKEKEKYSKLDLKELANKGRRGGWDVLEGKGSTEFGIGTALAEVARAVLCDEHRVLPVSVYLDGEYGQNDVYASVPAVLGRNGVEEIIEIKMNDDEKKLFDESCNVMKKNYELSLNM from the coding sequence ATGGAAACTTTATTAAAAAGAAGAAAAGCTGTATTAATAGGAGCAGGACATGTAGGATCTCATGCCGGATATGCTTTAGCAGCTCAAGGTTTAGTTGAAGAAATTATTTATATAGATATAGATGAGAAAAAGGCATTAGCTCAGGCTTTAGATATATTCGATGCCACAGTTTATCTGCCACATAGAGTTGAAGTAAAAGCAGGAACTTATAAAGATATAGATGATGCTGATATAATGGTGGTATGTGCAGGTCCATTGCCTAATATGAATCAAACTAGAATGGATACTTTGGGTGCTACTATAGAAGTTATGAAAGATATAACAATTAAAATAAAAAATACAAAGTTTTCAGGAATCATAATAAATATTTCTAATCCTGCTGATGTTATTACACATTATATACAAAACAAATTGAATTATGATCCAAAAAGAATAATATCTACAAGCACCACATTAGATTCTGCCAGATTAAGAAGGGCTATATCTGAAGCGATTAATGTTGATCAAAAGTCAATACATGCCTATGCTTTGGGTGAGCATGGAGAAAGTCAAATGGTTCCTTGGTCAGCTGTTACTATAGCAGGAAAGCCTTTATTTGAACTTATGAAAGAAAAAGAAAAGTATTCAAAACTCGATTTAAAAGAATTAGCTAACAAAGGAAGAAGAGGCGGATGGGATGTTTTAGAAGGTAAAGGCTCTACAGAGTTTGGAATAGGTACCGCTTTGGCTGAAGTGGCACGCGCTGTACTTTGCGATGAACATAGAGTTCTTCCTGTTTCAGTATATTTAGATGGAGAATACGGACAAAATGATGTTTATGCTTCTGTTCCTGCTGTACTTGGAAGAAACGGGGTTGAAGAGATAATAGAAATAAAAATGAATGATGATGAGAAAAAATTATTTGATGAATCATGCAATGTTATGAAAAAGAATTATGAATTATCTTTGAATATGTGA
- a CDS encoding MetQ/NlpA family ABC transporter substrate-binding protein encodes MKKIILFFTCIFSISCSNANENVHIVKVGYIGESDKIIWEEVMKKVSNDNIEIELVSYINYSSPNKALNDGEIDLNNFQHYAFFNNELETKGYELTAIADTCLAAMNIYSDNITNINQIKQYDRIAIPDDDSNRGRALKVLEAAGLIKLKDKYKLNPSINDIEENKLNLNIIEVDAGSIYTLLPDIACAVINCNFALNFGLDPYKDSIFKDSPSNYNDKNYINIIAARTKDKDNEIYKKIIEAYQSDEIKNIYNKKFKGVYIAVW; translated from the coding sequence ATGAAAAAAATAATTTTATTTTTTACTTGTATATTTTCTATTTCATGCTCTAATGCAAATGAAAATGTTCATATTGTAAAAGTAGGATATATAGGAGAATCTGATAAAATTATTTGGGAAGAAGTTATGAAAAAAGTTTCTAATGATAATATAGAAATAGAACTTGTATCTTATATAAATTATTCTTCTCCTAATAAAGCTTTGAATGATGGAGAAATTGATTTAAATAATTTTCAGCATTATGCTTTTTTTAATAATGAATTAGAAACAAAAGGATATGAGTTAACTGCAATAGCGGATACATGTCTTGCTGCTATGAATATATACTCTGATAATATAACAAATATTAATCAAATTAAACAATATGATAGAATTGCCATACCCGATGATGATTCTAACAGAGGAAGAGCTTTAAAAGTATTAGAAGCAGCAGGACTAATAAAATTAAAAGATAAATATAAACTTAACCCTAGCATAAATGATATAGAAGAAAATAAACTAAATCTAAATATCATTGAAGTTGATGCTGGAAGTATATATACTCTGCTTCCGGATATTGCATGCGCTGTAATTAATTGTAATTTTGCTTTAAACTTCGGACTTGATCCTTATAAAGATTCAATATTTAAAGATAGTCCAAGCAACTACAATGATAAGAACTATATAAATATTATAGCTGCTAGAACAAAAGACAAAGATAATGAGATATATAAAAAAATAATAGAAGCATATCAATCTGATGAGATTAAAAATATATATAATAAAAAATTTAAGGGTGTGTATATAGCTGTTTGGTAA
- a CDS encoding MetQ/NlpA family ABC transporter substrate-binding protein, whose amino-acid sequence MKSLLIFFLLINILSCNDSNIDIIKVGHIGEFDYDIWQKIDEELQIENAKLDLVYFEDYEILNKALDDGDIDLNSFQNYLYFVNETNKYNYNLHILGKTFVAPMNIYSKFITNINQISSNAKIAIPDDEVNLSRALQILEVANIIKLERFDNHFYNISNVIENNLNIQIIPMDASIIYYNMDKVDAAVINYGFISDYINYKIIFYDDITQYSHMGMMSYANLIVCREKDKNCNLYKFIAESYRQKIRKNIEKNILDGLIAVD is encoded by the coding sequence ATGAAATCTTTATTAATATTTTTTTTATTGATTAATATTCTTTCTTGTAATGATTCTAATATTGATATTATTAAGGTAGGTCATATAGGAGAATTTGATTATGATATATGGCAAAAAATAGACGAAGAATTACAAATTGAAAATGCCAAATTGGATCTGGTATATTTTGAAGATTATGAAATTTTAAATAAGGCATTAGATGACGGAGATATAGATTTGAATTCTTTTCAAAACTATTTATATTTTGTAAATGAAACTAACAAATATAATTATAATCTTCATATTTTAGGAAAAACTTTTGTGGCTCCTATGAATATATACTCAAAATTTATAACTAATATAAATCAAATATCATCGAATGCTAAAATAGCTATTCCTGATGATGAAGTCAATCTATCAAGGGCATTGCAAATATTAGAGGTGGCAAATATAATAAAACTTGAAAGATTTGATAACCATTTTTATAATATATCTAATGTCATAGAAAATAATTTAAATATTCAGATTATACCTATGGATGCTAGTATAATTTACTACAATATGGATAAAGTTGATGCCGCAGTTATAAATTACGGTTTCATTTCAGATTATATAAATTATAAAATTATTTTTTATGATGATATAACGCAATATTCACATATGGGTATGATGTCATATGCAAATCTGATTGTATGCAGAGAGAAAGACAAAAATTGTAATCTTTATAAATTTATAGCAGAAAGCTACAGACAAAAAATAAGAAAAAATATAGAAAAAAATATATTAGACGGTCTCATAGCAGTTGACTAA